From the genome of Hypanus sabinus isolate sHypSab1 unplaced genomic scaffold, sHypSab1.hap1 scaffold_126, whole genome shotgun sequence, one region includes:
- the LOC132386697 gene encoding probable G-protein coupled receptor 139, translating to MCSLDISFREIFGPDHSPEKMPALLDRFQPVNKILNVFIVLIGVPVNLAAIVILSRGKCGLSTCTTRYLVAMAAGDLLTVVIEVLLRLVVNHYFPWNFLHVTPVCRVTEVLRIAAADCSVWFTVTFTFDRFVAICCQKLKTKYCTGKTAAVVLTTTGVLSFLRSVPRYFLWEPGRIINNVPWFCRLTANTFTDLGWVVYDWLGIVLNPFIPFVVIPLLNALTVRHIVVASRVRKGLRGQSKGENSRDPEMESRRRSVVLLFTLSGSFILLWMTWVLNFLYYEIKGIRFVYFNDSEWIFHRVGVLLKNFSCCTNTFIYAVTQSKFREQVISAVKYPVTSVMQFITQAAH from the exons ATGTGCAGCCTCGACATTTCATTCAGAGAGATATTCGGGCCAGATCACTCGCCGGagaaaatgcctgcattgttgGACAGGTTCCAGCCCGTCAATAAAATATTGAACGTGTTCATTGTcctcattggagttcctg TGAATTTAgcagcgattgtgatcctgtcccggggaaagtgcggcctctctacctgcaccactcgctacctggtggccatggcagcgggggatctGCTGACCGTAGTCATAGAGGTTCTTTTGCGTCTTGTCGTAAATCATTACTTTCCGTGGAATTTTCTCCATGTTACCCCTGTGTGCAGGGTTACGGAGGTACTGAGAATCGCAGccgcagactgttctgtctggttcaccgtcaccttcacttttgatcggtttgtcgccatctgctgtcagaagctgaaaacaaaatattgcaccgggaaaactgcggctgtggttctcacaacaaccggcgtgctgtcctttctgagaagcgttccccgctacttcctctgggaacccGGACGGATAATCAACAATGTGCCGTGGTTCTGTAGACTCACGGCCAATACCTTCACTGACCTCGGGTGGGTTGTATACGATTGGCTCGGCATCGTTTTAAATCCGTTCATCCCTTTCGTGGTGATTCCACTGCTCAATgctctgacggtcaggcacattgttgtggccagtcgtgtccggaaggggctgaggggtcagagcaagggggagaacagcagagaccccgagatggagagccggaggagatctgtggttttactcttcaccctctccggcagcttcatcctcttgTGGATGACGTGGGTGTTAAATTTCCTGTATTATGAGATCAAAGGAATTAGATTCGTGTATTTCAATgactctgaatggatctttcaccgCGTCGGAgtcttgctgaagaatttcagctgctgtacgaacacatttatttacgcggtcactcagtcgaaattccgggaacaggtgatcagcgcggtgaaatatccggtcacctcggtgatGCAGTTCATTACTCAGGCCGCGCACTGA